The following are encoded together in the Narcine bancroftii isolate sNarBan1 chromosome 10, sNarBan1.hap1, whole genome shotgun sequence genome:
- the siah1 gene encoding E3 ubiquitin-protein ligase Siah1 encodes MSRQTATALPTGTSKCTPAQRVPALTGTTASNSDLASLFECPVCFDYVLPPILQCQSGHLVCSNCRPKLTCCPTCRGPLGSIRNLAMEKVANSVLFPCKYASSGCEITLPHTEKADHEELCEFRPYSCPCPGASCKWQGSLDAVMPHLMHQHKSITTLQGEDIVFLATDINLPGAVDWVMMQSCFGFHFMLVLEKQEKYDGHQQFFAIVQLIGTRKQAENFAYRLELNGHRRRLTWEATPRSIHEGIATAIMNSDCLVFDTSIAQLFAENGNLGINVTISMC; translated from the coding sequence ATGAGTCGTCAGACAGCCACAGCACTCCCTACAGGTACATCAAAGTGCACTCCTGCCCAGAGAGTCCCTGCATTGACAGGAACCACCGCTTCCAACAGTGATTTGGCAAGTCTTTTTGAGTGTCCCGTTTGCTTCGACTATGTGCTGCCACCAATTCTTCAGTGCCAGAGTGGCCATCTTGTCTGCAGCAACTGTCGTCCTAAGCTTACATGTTGTCCCACTTGCAGGGGCCCATTGGGGTCCATTCGCAATTTGGCCATGGAAAAAGTAGCTAACTCTGTACTGTTCCCCTGTAAGTACGCCTCTTCAGGCTGTGAGATAACACTACCACATACAGAAAAAGCAGACCATGAGGAATTGTGTGAGTTCCGACCATACTCGTGTCCTTGCCCTGGTGCCTCATGTAAATGGCAGGGTTCTCTGGATGCTGTAATGCCACATCTGATGCATCAACACAAGTCGATTACGACCTTGCAGGGTGAGGACATAGTTTTCCTGGCCACAGACATAAACCTTCCAGGTGCTGTAGATTGGGTTATGATGCAATCTTGTTTTGGCTTCCATTTTATGTTGGTcttggaaaaacaagaaaaatatgaTGGCCACCAACAATTTTTTGCCATTGTACAGCTCATTGGAACACGCAAACAAGCTGAAAATTTTGCTTATAGACTTGAACTGAATGGCCATAGACGGCGATTGACTTGGGAAGCAACTCCTCGATCAATTCATGAGGGCATTGCCACAGCAATTATGAATAGTGACTGCCTCGTTTTTGACACTAGCATTGCACAGCTTTTTGCAGAAAATGGCAACTTGGGAATCAATGTAACAATCTCAATGTGTTGA